The following coding sequences are from one Treponema bryantii window:
- a CDS encoding citrate/2-methylcitrate synthase: MMSTKEETAILKKLEKLAVHNDPIDQKLYQQYDVKRGLRNANGTGVLVGLTRIGDVVGYEMQDGQKIAVPGRLVYRGYNVEDLIKDAEKNHQFGYEQCAYLLLFGELPNKDKLETFSKYLGECRVLPSNFTEDMIMKAPSNDIMNKMARGVLASYSYDDDPENRSVANVIKQCIQLIARFSTLAAYGYQAKRRYYDNKSLFIHNPKPELSTAENFLRLIRSDKQYTRLEAEILDLALILHAEHGGGNNSSLTVHVVSSADTDTYSAMAAAVGSLKGRRHGGANIRVVEMMDDIKANVKDWTSEKEVSAYIKKIATKEAFDRSGLVYGMGHAVYTISDPREVLLKAKAKQLAKEKGCMEEFALYDLIEKVAPSIIQEVHHSDKRVCANVDFYSGFVYTMLNIPRELFTPIFAISRIAGWSAHRIEEIVSGGRIYRPAYKNISKERDFVPLMDRK, from the coding sequence ATGATGTCAACAAAAGAAGAAACAGCTATTCTGAAGAAGCTTGAGAAACTCGCGGTCCACAACGACCCTATCGATCAGAAACTTTACCAGCAATACGATGTTAAACGAGGCCTCCGTAACGCGAATGGAACCGGTGTTCTTGTTGGACTTACACGCATTGGTGATGTAGTTGGTTACGAAATGCAGGATGGTCAGAAAATTGCAGTTCCTGGCCGCCTTGTATACCGCGGTTATAACGTAGAAGATCTTATTAAAGACGCAGAAAAGAATCACCAGTTCGGTTACGAACAGTGCGCTTATCTCCTTCTTTTTGGAGAACTTCCTAATAAGGATAAGCTTGAAACTTTCTCAAAGTATCTTGGTGAATGCCGTGTTCTTCCTTCAAACTTTACAGAAGACATGATTATGAAGGCACCTTCAAACGACATCATGAACAAGATGGCTCGTGGTGTTCTTGCAAGTTATTCTTATGATGATGATCCTGAAAACCGCAGTGTTGCAAACGTAATCAAGCAGTGTATTCAGCTGATTGCCCGATTCTCTACACTTGCAGCTTACGGCTATCAGGCAAAGCGCCGCTACTACGACAATAAATCTCTGTTCATTCATAATCCTAAGCCGGAGCTTTCAACTGCAGAAAACTTCCTCCGCCTTATCCGCTCAGACAAGCAGTACACTCGTCTTGAAGCAGAGATTCTTGACCTTGCCCTTATTCTTCACGCAGAGCACGGTGGTGGTAACAACTCTTCTCTTACAGTTCACGTTGTTTCATCTGCTGATACAGATACTTATTCTGCAATGGCTGCTGCCGTTGGGTCCCTTAAGGGACGCCGCCATGGTGGTGCAAATATCCGCGTTGTAGAAATGATGGATGATATCAAGGCAAACGTAAAAGACTGGACAAGCGAAAAAGAAGTTTCTGCTTACATCAAAAAGATTGCAACAAAAGAAGCTTTTGACCGTTCAGGTCTTGTTTACGGAATGGGACACGCAGTTTATACAATCAGCGATCCTCGTGAAGTTCTTCTTAAGGCAAAGGCTAAACAGCTTGCTAAAGAAAAGGGCTGCATGGAAGAGTTTGCTTTGTATGATTTGATTGAAAAGGTTGCGCCTTCTATCATTCAGGAAGTTCACCATTCAGATAAGCGTGTTTGTGCAAACGTAGACTTCTATTCAGGATTCGTTTACACGATGCTCAACATTCCACGTGAGCTCTTTACACCAATCTTTGCAATTTCTCGTATTGCAGGATGGTCAGCTCACCGCATTGAGGAAATTGTAAGTGGTGGTCGTATTTACCGCCCAGCTTACAAGAACATCTCAAAAGAGCGCGACTTTGTTCCGCTTATGGACAGAAAATAA
- a CDS encoding helix-turn-helix domain-containing protein, translating to MTPSQNPDEEPKAKKIPYHFGEKLRQAREHRGYTLKVVAQRAGVSESLVSQIERNHVSPAIDTLLALADVLDINLEYLFEEYRKERPVHIIRGESRASVKEDEVIYEELARPGAPSGENSTESYIIKIPAGSHTHHGSFGHIGREIGLILKGRAKFTYAGTEYFLSEGDSVSFSSGSPHVLENDGDTTMEAVWFVTPAERFAK from the coding sequence ATGACACCTTCGCAAAATCCTGATGAGGAACCAAAAGCAAAAAAAATCCCTTATCACTTCGGTGAAAAGCTCCGTCAGGCACGAGAGCACAGAGGCTATACACTTAAAGTTGTAGCACAGCGAGCTGGTGTAAGTGAAAGTCTTGTTTCTCAGATTGAAAGAAATCACGTTTCACCTGCAATTGATACTCTGCTCGCTCTTGCTGATGTTCTGGACATTAACCTTGAATATCTTTTTGAGGAATACCGCAAGGAACGTCCTGTTCATATTATTCGCGGAGAATCACGCGCTTCTGTAAAAGAAGACGAAGTTATTTATGAAGAACTCGCACGCCCTGGTGCTCCAAGCGGCGAAAACTCTACAGAATCCTACATCATAAAGATTCCTGCCGGCTCACATACACATCACGGTTCTTTCGGCCATATCGGCCGCGAAATCGGTCTCATACTCAAAGGCCGCGCCAAATTCACTTACGCAGGTACAGAATACTTCCTCTCAGAGGGCGACAGCGTTTCGTTCTCTTCAGGTTCGCCTCATGTTCTCGAAAATGACGGTGACACAACAATGGAAGCAGTCTGGTTTGTAACCCCTGCCGAACGTTTTGCAAAGTAA
- a CDS encoding vWA domain-containing protein, with protein MIKKLIFSAAFLLTFCVVFAQDANTSDSGSQIELYTAKQQQLRIKAENVRLIPDTKNGGYHLYVKKTENVNSILLTETTKDPAGKSDSYAYRTKEYNSINGDEIRYLDGKKLESEGSKYSLVDSTVENTSFFGPAFHIYIPETIIYGYEWSRHGEITIGKGTFINIRSFEKPYADYTGDFMDSPFMFDLKIKKRPKPQPKPEPKPAPLPEPEPESEPEPEPIEEPETILTDDYNPVASEKFKEMSDDIIYSKGPETIIDDIKGLLEDIEDKDNLDLVFAIDATGSMKNDIDKLKSDMQPMLAEIFGGSPGVRVGLLFYRDYGDTFKYMDLPVKVFPFTSNFTSFSKNLNSIRIYGKEGGDIPEAVYEAMYASCEFYSWRTTAQKKIILIGDAEPHPTPRGTRKYSKDFVMGLAASRKIKIHSILLPRD; from the coding sequence ATGATAAAAAAACTGATTTTTTCAGCAGCTTTTCTCCTGACTTTTTGTGTTGTATTTGCTCAGGATGCAAACACTTCTGATAGCGGGTCACAAATTGAATTATACACTGCAAAACAGCAGCAGTTACGTATAAAAGCAGAAAATGTCCGTCTCATACCAGATACAAAGAACGGCGGCTATCATTTATATGTCAAAAAAACAGAAAATGTAAATTCAATCCTTTTGACAGAGACAACAAAGGATCCTGCCGGAAAAAGCGACAGCTATGCTTATCGTACAAAAGAATATAACTCAATAAACGGAGATGAAATCCGCTATCTTGATGGTAAAAAACTCGAATCAGAGGGTTCAAAATACAGTCTTGTAGATTCAACAGTTGAAAATACGAGTTTTTTTGGTCCTGCCTTTCATATTTATATTCCGGAAACAATTATTTACGGTTATGAATGGTCCCGTCATGGCGAAATAACCATTGGAAAAGGAACTTTCATCAATATCCGTTCTTTTGAAAAGCCTTATGCTGATTATACCGGTGATTTTATGGACAGTCCTTTTATGTTTGACTTAAAGATTAAAAAACGTCCTAAACCGCAGCCAAAACCAGAGCCAAAACCGGCACCTCTTCCAGAGCCTGAACCGGAATCAGAACCTGAGCCTGAGCCTATTGAAGAGCCGGAAACAATCCTTACAGATGACTATAATCCTGTTGCAAGTGAAAAATTTAAGGAAATGTCAGATGATATTATCTATTCCAAGGGACCTGAAACAATTATTGATGATATAAAAGGGCTTTTGGAAGATATTGAAGATAAAGATAATCTGGACCTCGTATTTGCAATTGATGCTACGGGAAGTATGAAAAATGATATTGATAAGCTGAAATCTGATATGCAACCAATGCTCGCCGAGATTTTTGGTGGAAGTCCGGGTGTAAGAGTAGGATTACTGTTTTATAGAGATTATGGCGACACCTTTAAGTATATGGATCTGCCTGTAAAAGTGTTCCCGTTTACCTCTAATTTTACTAGCTTTTCAAAAAATCTGAACTCAATCCGCATTTATGGTAAGGAAGGTGGAGATATTCCTGAAGCTGTTTATGAAGCAATGTATGCATCATGCGAGTTTTATTCATGGCGCACAACAGCACAAAAGAAAATCATTCTGATTGGAGATGCAGAACCACATCCAACACCAAGAGGAACCAGAAAATATTCAAAAGATTTTGTAATGGGATTAGCAGCGAGCAGAAAAATTAAGATACACTCAATTCTTCTGCCTCGTGATTAG
- a CDS encoding tetratricopeptide repeat protein codes for MKKLIILAVLAAISSLFISCKTLKEIPEDKTSAQIIQMGQNYVGIGDYKSAEFCYDTVIARFGTDASIYVEAKYELGRVYLAQNKYDKAYNTFNEILQIYDVYAAMLPGAYKKLCTISINQIPEAKLAELKK; via the coding sequence ATGAAAAAATTAATCATTCTTGCAGTTCTTGCTGCTATTTCGTCACTTTTTATTTCATGTAAAACTCTTAAAGAAATTCCAGAAGATAAAACTTCTGCTCAGATAATTCAGATGGGACAGAATTATGTTGGAATCGGTGATTATAAATCTGCTGAATTCTGCTACGATACTGTTATAGCACGCTTTGGAACTGATGCTTCAATTTATGTGGAAGCTAAATATGAGCTTGGCCGTGTATATCTTGCTCAGAATAAATATGATAAGGCTTACAACACTTTCAATGAAATTCTTCAGATTTATGATGTTTATGCTGCAATGCTTCCAGGTGCCTATAAAAAGCTCTGTACTATCAGTATAAATCAGATTCCTGAAGCAAAATTAGCTGAACTTAAAAAATAA
- the galE gene encoding UDP-glucose 4-epimerase GalE codes for MKVLVIGGAGYIGSHVVKEMMKAGHEVAVFDNLSSGLRCNLFPQNEFIYGNILIQADIEAAFAKGFDAFVHLAAFKAAGESMILPEKYSVNNITGTLNIMNAAVKYGCKKMIFSSSAAVFGSPEYLPIDEDHPKNPENYYGFTKLEIERFMGWYDKLKGMRFAALRYFNAAGYDPDGEIRGLEQNPQNLLPRVMEVAAGMKDGMKVFGTDYDTRDGTCIRDYVHVTDLARAHVMALDYITKNDKSLTVNLGTEKGTTVKEIIDASRRITGKTIPSEDVERRPGDPACLYATSKRAKELLGWEPKYSDVDTLVKTTWEVYK; via the coding sequence ATGAAAGTATTAGTTATTGGTGGTGCAGGTTATATTGGAAGCCACGTTGTAAAAGAAATGATGAAGGCTGGCCACGAAGTTGCTGTATTTGATAATCTTTCAAGTGGTCTTCGCTGCAATCTTTTTCCACAGAACGAATTTATTTATGGAAACATTTTGATTCAGGCAGATATTGAAGCAGCTTTTGCAAAGGGCTTTGATGCATTTGTTCATCTTGCTGCATTTAAAGCTGCCGGTGAGTCTATGATTCTTCCAGAAAAGTACAGTGTAAACAATATCACTGGAACTCTGAATATTATGAACGCTGCTGTAAAGTATGGCTGTAAAAAAATGATTTTCAGTTCATCAGCTGCAGTATTCGGTTCTCCTGAATATCTGCCTATTGATGAAGATCATCCAAAGAATCCTGAAAACTACTACGGCTTTACAAAGCTTGAGATTGAACGCTTTATGGGCTGGTATGATAAGCTTAAGGGAATGCGTTTCGCAGCCCTCCGTTATTTTAATGCTGCAGGTTATGATCCTGATGGCGAAATCCGCGGACTCGAGCAGAATCCTCAGAATCTTCTTCCACGTGTAATGGAAGTTGCTGCCGGTATGAAAGATGGTATGAAGGTTTTTGGAACTGATTATGATACAAGAGACGGAACCTGTATCCGCGATTATGTTCACGTTACTGACCTTGCACGTGCTCATGTTATGGCACTCGACTATATTACAAAGAACGACAAGAGCCTTACAGTAAACCTTGGAACAGAAAAGGGAACAACTGTAAAAGAAATTATCGATGCCTCACGCAGAATTACAGGTAAGACAATTCCTTCAGAAGATGTAGAGCGCCGTCCTGGTGATCCTGCATGTCTGTATGCAACTTCAAAGCGTGCAAAGGAGCTTCTCGGATGGGAGCCAAAATATTCTGACGTAGACACTCTCGTTAAAACTACCTGGGAAGTATACAAATAA
- a CDS encoding M20 family metallo-hydrolase has product MNAKEFLKNNERDIVALETLLTSIPAIAPEGNGDGEEKKCRALEGWLRDNGFDKNGCTIERFEAPDSRVSAGVRPSLVVTIPGKDDSQRVWVMAHMDVVPIGDPKLWNTDPWTVVEKDGKLYGRGVEDNQQGLCSAAFAALYYLKNGITPARTVKLLFVADEENGSAYGAIWLIKNTDLFRKNDLVLIPDGGDSEGRTIEIAEKNILWMRVHVMGKQTHGSRPDSGANACLAACALSLKLNELEKVFDKRDSLFEPDYSTFQPTKREKNVDSINIIPGEDTFYMDCRILPCYSLAEVLAEVDKRCREVEAQYGVKIEYEAPQQSESPATPVTAPVAQKLAAAIKKVHNIDAKFIGIGGGTVGAELRREGIDAVVWSTLDDQAHQPNEYCIIDNLIKDAETLIEFFAE; this is encoded by the coding sequence ATGAATGCAAAAGAATTCTTAAAAAACAACGAGCGCGATATTGTTGCGCTTGAAACTCTTCTTACTTCTATTCCAGCTATTGCTCCAGAAGGCAATGGTGATGGAGAAGAAAAAAAATGCCGTGCCCTCGAAGGCTGGCTTCGTGATAATGGTTTTGATAAAAACGGATGTACGATTGAGCGTTTTGAAGCTCCAGACAGCCGTGTTAGTGCCGGTGTAAGACCAAGCCTTGTTGTAACAATTCCGGGTAAAGACGATTCTCAGCGTGTATGGGTAATGGCTCATATGGACGTAGTTCCAATCGGTGACCCTAAACTCTGGAATACAGACCCATGGACTGTTGTAGAAAAAGACGGAAAGCTTTACGGGCGCGGTGTAGAAGATAACCAGCAGGGCCTTTGTTCTGCCGCTTTTGCCGCTCTTTACTATCTGAAAAATGGAATTACTCCTGCTCGTACTGTAAAACTGCTTTTTGTAGCTGATGAGGAAAATGGAAGTGCATATGGAGCAATCTGGCTCATTAAAAATACAGACCTTTTCCGCAAAAATGACCTTGTTCTGATTCCTGATGGAGGAGACAGCGAAGGCCGTACAATTGAAATTGCAGAAAAAAATATTTTATGGATGCGCGTTCATGTTATGGGAAAACAGACTCACGGAAGTCGCCCAGACAGCGGAGCCAATGCATGTCTCGCCGCGTGCGCCCTCTCTTTAAAATTGAACGAACTTGAAAAAGTATTCGATAAACGTGATTCACTTTTCGAACCTGACTATTCAACATTCCAGCCGACAAAGCGCGAGAAGAACGTAGACAGTATAAATATCATTCCTGGAGAAGATACGTTCTACATGGACTGCCGTATTCTGCCATGTTATTCACTGGCTGAGGTTCTCGCCGAAGTAGACAAGCGCTGCCGTGAAGTAGAAGCTCAGTATGGTGTAAAAATTGAATACGAAGCTCCTCAGCAATCAGAAAGTCCTGCAACTCCGGTTACTGCTCCTGTAGCTCAGAAACTGGCAGCTGCAATCAAAAAGGTTCACAATATCGATGCTAAGTTTATTGGAATTGGTGGCGGTACTGTAGGTGCAGAACTCCGCCGCGAAGGAATTGATGCAGTTGTCTGGAGTACACTGGATGACCAGGCTCACCAGCCGAATGAATACTGCATCATTGATAATCTGATTAAGGATGCCGAGACTCTTATCGAGTTCTTTGCAGAATAA